From Nonlabens sp. Ci31, the proteins below share one genomic window:
- a CDS encoding PLP-dependent cysteine synthase family protein, with protein MSDNIKAYNNVLELIGETPLIKLSKSVETFPGNYYAKVEAFNPGHSSKDRIALHIIEEAERKGILKAGDTIIETTSGNTGFSIAMVSRIKGYDCVLAVSSKSSADKIDMLKSMGAKVYVCPANVSADDPRSYYQVAKRLHDEIKNSIYINQYFNDLNAEAHYLSTGPEIWNQTAGEITHLVACSGTGGTISGTARFLKEQNPNVKILGVDAYGSVLKKYHETQEFDKNEIYPYRIEGLGKNLIPTATDFDVIDSFTKVKDEDAAHTARQISQTEGLFVGYTSGAAMQAVKQLAAAGEFDENSKVVVIFPDHGSRYMSKIYNDEWMQDQGFFDSKSTASQQYIEYIK; from the coding sequence ATGAGCGACAACATTAAAGCGTATAATAATGTATTGGAATTAATAGGTGAAACACCTTTAATAAAACTTTCAAAATCAGTAGAAACTTTTCCAGGTAATTATTACGCCAAAGTAGAGGCTTTTAATCCAGGGCATTCCTCAAAAGATCGTATTGCACTTCATATCATTGAAGAGGCAGAACGCAAAGGAATTCTTAAAGCTGGAGATACTATCATAGAAACTACTTCTGGAAATACTGGTTTTAGCATCGCTATGGTAAGCCGTATTAAGGGTTACGACTGTGTACTAGCAGTAAGTTCAAAATCTAGTGCAGACAAAATAGACATGTTAAAGTCTATGGGAGCAAAGGTTTATGTTTGTCCTGCAAACGTAAGTGCTGATGATCCTCGTAGTTATTATCAAGTAGCAAAACGTCTTCATGATGAAATTAAGAACAGTATATACATCAATCAGTATTTTAACGATCTAAATGCAGAGGCTCACTATTTATCTACTGGTCCTGAAATCTGGAATCAAACCGCTGGTGAAATCACACATTTAGTCGCTTGTAGTGGAACTGGGGGGACTATTTCTGGTACTGCTCGATTCTTAAAAGAGCAAAATCCAAATGTAAAAATATTAGGGGTAGATGCCTATGGTAGCGTTCTTAAGAAATATCATGAGACTCAAGAATTTGATAAAAATGAGATCTATCCTTACCGTATAGAAGGATTGGGTAAAAACTTGATCCCTACGGCAACTGATTTTGATGTGATAGATAGTTTTACTAAAGTAAAGGATGAAGATGCTGCACATACAGCACGCCAAATTTCACAAACAGAAGGTTTATTTGTAGGTTATACAAGTGGAGCAGCTATGCAAGCGGTAAAACAATTAGCTGCAGCTGGCGAGTTTGATGAAAATTCTAAAGTGGTTGTTATTTTTCCAGACCATGGCTCTCGTTATATGAGTAAGATTTATAACGATGAGTGGATGCAGGATCAAGGCTTTTTTGATTCAAAATCAACAGCTAGTCAGCAATATATAGAATATATCAAGTAG
- a CDS encoding aminotransferase class I/II-fold pyridoxal phosphate-dependent enzyme, with the protein MKDLFDKIYKDKGPLGKWASVAEGYFVFPKLEGPISNRMQFNGREVITWSVNDYLGLANHPEVRKVDAEAGVEFGSAYPMGARMMSGHTDLHEQLQNELAEFVNKEAAYLLNFGYQGCMSTVDALVCKDDVIVYDVDAHACIIDGVRLHQGKRFTYKHNDLESIEKNLQRATKIAEHTGGGILVISEGVFGMRGEQGKLKEIVALKKKYNFRLFVDDAHGFGTLGKTGAGAGEEQGIQDDIDVYFATFAKSLASTGAFIAADKEIMDYLKYNLRSQMFAKSLQSQLVVGALKRLDMLRTMPELREKLWENVNALQNGLKDRGFDIGTTQSCVTPVYLKGSIPEAMALVKDLRENFGVFCSIVVYPVIPKGLILLRLIPTASHTMEDIEETLTSFEGIRERLDSGVYKRLSASVAAAFA; encoded by the coding sequence ATGAAAGATTTATTTGATAAAATTTATAAAGACAAAGGACCTTTAGGTAAGTGGGCCAGCGTAGCTGAAGGATATTTTGTATTTCCAAAGTTAGAAGGACCTATTTCTAACCGAATGCAATTCAACGGTAGAGAAGTGATTACCTGGAGTGTCAATGATTATCTGGGTCTTGCTAATCACCCTGAGGTAAGAAAGGTAGATGCTGAGGCAGGAGTTGAATTCGGTAGTGCATATCCTATGGGAGCACGTATGATGAGCGGTCATACAGATCTACACGAACAACTTCAAAATGAGTTGGCAGAATTTGTCAATAAAGAAGCGGCTTACTTATTAAACTTTGGTTACCAAGGATGTATGTCTACGGTAGATGCGCTAGTTTGTAAAGATGACGTTATTGTTTACGATGTAGATGCACATGCTTGTATCATTGATGGTGTACGTCTACACCAGGGTAAGCGTTTTACTTACAAGCACAACGATTTAGAAAGTATAGAAAAGAACTTACAACGTGCCACTAAAATTGCAGAGCATACCGGTGGAGGAATCTTAGTGATTTCTGAGGGTGTTTTTGGAATGCGTGGTGAGCAAGGAAAATTAAAAGAAATAGTTGCACTTAAGAAAAAGTACAACTTCCGTCTTTTTGTAGATGATGCACATGGATTCGGTACATTAGGTAAAACTGGTGCTGGAGCAGGTGAGGAACAAGGTATACAAGATGATATCGATGTTTACTTTGCCACATTTGCAAAATCTCTTGCTAGTACAGGTGCTTTTATAGCAGCCGATAAAGAAATAATGGATTATTTAAAGTACAATTTGCGTTCTCAAATGTTTGCAAAATCGCTGCAATCACAGTTAGTAGTAGGTGCTTTAAAACGTCTTGACATGTTGCGTACCATGCCAGAGCTTAGAGAAAAGCTTTGGGAAAACGTAAATGCATTGCAAAACGGTTTAAAAGATCGTGGCTTTGATATAGGCACAACACAATCTTGTGTAACTCCAGTATATTTGAAAGGAAGTATTCCAGAAGCGATGGCGTTGGTAAAAGACTTGCGTGAGAACTTTGGTGTATTTTGCTCTATAGTTGTGTATCCTGTAATACCTAAAGGTCTTATTTTGTTAAGGTTGATTCCCACAGCTTCCCATACTATGGAAGATATCGAAGAAACACTAACTTCATTTGAAGGAATTCGAGAGAGATTAGATAGTGGTGTTTATAAAAGACTAAGCGCTAGTGTAGCAGCTGCATTTGCATAA